One Drosophila willistoni isolate 14030-0811.24 unplaced genomic scaffold, UCI_dwil_1.1 Seg674, whole genome shotgun sequence DNA segment encodes these proteins:
- the LOC111519724 gene encoding protein strawberry notch-like: MKGRKFDIPSDLEIDARLQAELDSLLPSEESEIDARLQAELDSLPFIEVDNTEDKELDEFMKSLFVYEGRPEVVEGMVVEEVPTTASAIEGPQTQIRVPLGSDPKNCAQISYAAVENQMPVDEMQVPHKDLDLDLDNPIFFPLVGASNSDFLQPMRTFGYFRNGHGEDIPVSFVMGPDGLVTNVSMVSDDGNGIGLPLDQQMESLTAAQLDQILKSGRTYLAKPPGAKSSSSSSSAPKRKMVPKKLEEEVPDDEGLPREPAVEDEEADYEEIGVSDTFAEYWPSKLKLGKAHPDPVVETATLSSVELPDINMKLALANNFEAADSLSALQMEAVVYACQAHQQILPSGERAGFLLGDGAGVGKGRAIAGIIYENYLHGRKRALWISVSSDLKFDAERDLSDIGADDKIPVVALSKFKYSRIDSQENDNFKKGVIFCTYTSLIGESQTSKHKYRTRLLQLVHWLTRKFDGVIVFDECHKAKNLSLMNGGKSTKTGTTVLELQQLCPKARVVYASATGASEPRNMAYMVRLGLWGRGTAYAEFPDFVNAVEKRGIGAMEIVAMDMKLRGTYIARQLSFKDVSFRIEEILMSKDFRKVYNMSAELWAEIHNKLQRCCRLMSVENRIQKNITCQFWCAHQRFFKNLCIASKLNQVVKMTRIAIRTGKAVVIGLQSTGESRTLEHLDRNQGTISTFVSTSKMILQSFVEKHFPAPNRDAFRHLVNTGEFLKQSLTKKSRSEFSDDDEVEDPDPADSDVEMYENNWLSDDEDNNNNNKHKQQNNKAGTTRKRRGRPPNPDKAEKVTMHERILQHLCTTLRNQNDDDDDDEPGRSRANKIKVAERDVERCINMREALLDKIETVGRRLPPNTLDKLIADLGGPNMVAEMTGRRGRVICDEFDGYKYETRCDSDATTDMVNYREKQRFMQGSKHVAIISEAASSGISLQSDRRVSNQRRRLHITLELPWSADRAIQQFGRTHRSNQVNSPEYVFVITDLAGERRFASTVAKRLESLGALTQGDRRATDARDLSQFNIDNNIGRAALDSVMQQITGMKTLERCFVPSTFKGNFVLDCAHALASVGMINCAEEGNIKIFSIEKDRSNISKFLNRILGCRVEIQNAFFKFFMDNMYSLILKLKRSGHFDLGILDLDAHGASVKPIKLIRFVRKHSTGTAATELHTVSVERGMSFEVALSKYRREGLYDYEGFYILQQNRQNKNSAILCLRAATDSTDVKSANKINLQIYRPNTGPQVRTETVNSLTSRYVKVPPEVARSFWQQQYDVCLTRCSHVFWNRICPFKGGCEVGLRVRTYHVLSGLMLPIWDRIELIIHKNEQKIQILRVKTDNNRKIVGTVVPHAVYDELVQNLASDSVMEFQNIPGR, encoded by the exons ATGAAAGGTAGGAAATTTGATATACCATCTGATCTTGAGATAGATGCCCGTCTACAAGCTGAATTGGACTCATTGCTACCGTCTGAGGAATCCGAAATAGATGCTCGCCTACAGGCCGAACTTGACTCATTGCCCTTCATCGAGGTGGATAATACAGAAGATAAGGAATTAGATGAATTTATGAAATCGCTTTTCGTATACGAAGGCCGACCAGAGGTGGTGGAGGGAATGGTGGTGGAGGAGGTACCCACAACTGCTAGTGCCATAGAAGGTCCACAAACACAGATACGTGTTCCCCTTGGTTCAGATCCAAAAAATTGTGCACAAATATCATATGCGGCAGTGGAAAATCAAATGCCAGTGGATGAAATGCAAGTACCCCATAAAGATTTGGATTTGGATTTGGATAATCCAATATTTTTTCCCTTGGTGGGTGCTTCCAATTCAGATTTTCTACAACCAATGCGAACTTTTGGGTATTTCCGAAATGGTCACGGTGAGGATATTCCCGTGTCTTTTGTTATGGGACCAGATGGTTTGGTGACCAATGTTTCCATGGTCTCTGATGACGGTAACGGAATTGGTTTGCCATTGGATCAGCAAATGGAGAGCCTTACAGCTGCACAACTGGATCAAATACTGAAGAGTGGCCGTACATATTTAGCCAAGCCACCAGGGGCTaaatcatcgtcatcgtcgtcgtcagcTCCTAAGCGTAAAATGGTTCCCAAGAAACTAGAAGAAGAAGTACCAGATGATGAAGGTCTTCCACGAGAACCAGCTGTGGAAGATGAAGAAGCTGATTATGAGGAAATTGGCGTATCCGACACATTTGCCGAATATTGGCCCAGTAAACTGAAACTTGGCAAGGCCCATCCAGATCCAGTTGTTGAAACTGCAACTCTATCCTCGGTGGAATTACCCGATATAAATATGAAGTTGGCACTGGCGAATAATTTTGAGGCTGCTGACTCTTTGAGTGCCCTGCAAATGGAAGCAGTTGTCTATGCTTGTCAGGCTCATCAACAGATTCTTCCCAGTGGCGAACGAGCTGGTTTCCTCTTGGGTGATGGAGCTGGTGTCGGTAAAGGCCGGGCCATAGCTGGCATTATATATGAAAACTATTTGCATGGACGCAAACGTGCCCTATGGATATCGGTTTCGAGTGACCTCAAATTCGATGCTGAACGGGACCTTTCTGACATTGGGGCCGATGATAAGATTCCGGTGGTAGCATTGAGCAAATTCAAATATAGTCGCATTGATTCCCAGGAGAATGATAATTTCAAGAAGGGTGTAATATTTTGTACATATACTTCGCTAATTGGTGAGTCGCAAACCTCAAAGCACAAGTATAGGACACGTTTGCTGCAGTTGGTGCATTGGCTGACCAGGAAATTCGACGGTGTCATTGTCTTCGATGAGTGCCACAAGGCCAAGAATTTGAGTTTGATGAATGGCGGCAAGTCGACAAAGACGGGAACTACGGTCTTAGAGCTGCAACAGCTTTGTCCCAAAGCCCGAGTTGTTTACGCTTCGGCCACGGGAGCCAGTGAGCCACGCAATATGGCTTATATGGTTCGTTTGGGTCTCTGGGGTCGGGGAACGGCCTATGCTGAGTTCCCAGATTTCGTTAATGCTGTCGAGAAGAGGGGCATCGGTGCCATGGAAATTGTGGCAATGGATATGAAATTGCGTGGCACATATATAGCACGTCAATTGAGCTTCAAGGATGTCAGCTTTCGCATTGAAGAGATTCTCATGTCTAAGGATTTCCGTAAGGTGTACAATATGTCTGCTGAACTATGGGCTGAGATTCACAACAAACTCCAAAGATGCTGTCGTCTCATGAGCGTAGAGAATCGCATACAAAAGAATATCACTTGCCAGTTTTGGTGTGCCCATCAGCGTTTCTTTAAGAATCTTTGCATAGCGTCCAAGCTTAATCAAGTAGTGAAAATGACTCGCATTGCCATCCGCACCGGAAAAGCGGTTGTTATTGGTCTTCAGTCCACGGGAGAGTCAAGGACTTTGGAACACTTGGATCGAAATCAGGGAACCATAAGTACCTTTGTGTCCACATCGAAAATGATATTGCAATCGTTTGTGGAGAAACATTTTCCAGCCCCAAATAGAGATGCATTTCGTCATTTAGTTAATACTGGAGAATTTTTGAAACAATCACTTACTAAAAAATCTCGTTCAGAATTCTCCGATGACGACGAAGTAGAAGACCCGGACCCAGCGGACAGTGATGTCGAAATGTATGAAAACAACTGGTTATCAGATGATGAggataataacaacaataataaacataagcaacaaaataacaaagcaGGAACTACACGCAAACGTCGTGGAAGGCCACCAAATCCAGATAAAG CTGAAAAAGTTACCATGCACGAGCGCATTTTACAGCACTTATGCACCACTTTGCGTAATcaaaatgatgatgacgatgatgatgagccCGGACGCAGTAGAGCAAATAAGATCAAAGTTGCAGAGCGCGATGTTGAACGTTGTATTAATATGCGTGAAGCTCTTTTGGATAAGATTGAGACTGTCGGACGTCGTTTGCCACCAAATACTTTGGACAAACTGATCGCTGATCTAGGCGGTCCGAATATGGTGGCCGAAATGACTGGCCGTCGAGGACGTGTGATTTGTGATGAATTCGATGGCTATAAATACGAAACTCGTTGCGATAGTGATGCTACAACTGATATGGTCAATTATAGGGAGAAGCAACGTTTCATGCAAGGTAGCAAGCATGTGGCTATAATATCTGAAGCTGCCTCTAGCGGCATTTCACTGCAGAGTGACAGACGTGTCTCCAATCAGCGACGACGTTTGCACATTACCCTGGAGTTGCCGTGGAGTGCTGATCGAGCTATACAACAATTTGGCAGAACTCATCGTTCCAATCAGGTCAATTCACCGGAATATGTATTCGTTATTACGGATTTGGCAGGCGAACGTCGTTTCGCCTCGACAGTGGCCAAACGTTTGGAGAGCTTGGGTGCACTTACCCAGGGCGATCGTCGAGCCACCGATGCTCGTGATTTATCGCAATTCAATATCGATAATAACATTGGACGTGCTGCCCTAGATAGTGTTATGCAACAGATTACTGGCATGAAGACATTGGAACGTTGTTTTGTGCCTTCAACGTTTAAGGGCAATTTCGTACTTGATTGTGCCCATGCCTTGGCTAGCGTTGGTATGATCAATTGTGCTGAAGAGGGGAATATTAAGATATTTTCCATTGAAAAGGATAGAAGCAATATCTCAAAATTCTTGAATCGAATTTTGGGATGCCGTGTTGAGATACAAAATGCTTTCTTCAAGTTCTTCATGGACAATATGTATTCACTGATCTTAAAACTGAAGCGTTCTGGTCACTTTGATTTGGGTATACTCGATCTAGATGCCCATGGAGCCAGTGTCAAGCCCATTAAGCTAATCCGATTTGTTCGAAAACATTCGACAGGGACTGCAGCCACTGAATTGCATACAGTGTCCGTTGAACGTGGCATGTCATTTGAAGTGGCCCTATCAAA ATATCGCAGGGAGGGTCTATACGATTATGAAGGTTTCTATATACTCCAACAGAATAGGCAGAATAAGAACTCAGCCATACTCTGTCTGCGTGCTGCAACAGACTCAACGGATGTTAAGTCAGCAAATAAGATAAATTTGCAAATATATCGTCCCAATACCGGGCCACAGGTTCGCACTGAGACGGTCAATTCATTAACCAGCCGATATGTCAAAGTGCCACCCGAGGTTGCACGTTCATTTTGGCAGCAACAATATGACGTGTGTCTGACTAGATGTTCGCATGTCTTTTGGAATAGAATTTGCCCCTTTAAAGGAGGTTGTGAGGTGGGTTTACGTGTGCGTACCTATCATGTGCTATCGGGGTTGATGTTGCCCATATGGGATCGCATTGAGCTGATTATCCACAAGAATGAACAGAAGATACAAATTCTTCGAGTTAAAACCGATAATAATAGGAAAATTGTTGGTACAGTTGTCCCTCATGCTGTCTATGATGAACTCGTTCAGAATTTGGCCTCTGATTCAGTAAtggaatttcaaaatataccCGGAAGATAA